One region of Ictalurus furcatus strain D&B chromosome 17, Billie_1.0, whole genome shotgun sequence genomic DNA includes:
- the sst1.2 gene encoding somatostatin 1.2: MRTCVLQCCLTLLGLSLVLCSNGVSSQPDLDLRHRRLLQRVQALGVAAQEWTKNDLKAILAQLTMPESEFQESDVSTLGTKQDLTVELERSAEDPNSLPPRERKAGCKNFYWKGFTSC; encoded by the exons ATGAGGacgtgtgtgttgcagtgttgCCTGACCCTGCTGGGTTTGTCTCTGGTGCTGTGCAGTAACGGCGTCTCTTCTCAGCCGGACCTGGATCTGCGACACCGCAGACTTCTGCAAAGAGTTCAGGCCCTTGGCGTGGCTGCACAG GAGTGGACTAAGAATGATCTGAAGGCCATTCTAGCCCAGCTCACCATGCCCGAGTCAGAGTTTCAGGAGAGCGATGTTTCTACTCTGGGGACGAAACAAGATCTCACAGTGGAATTAGAGCGATCAGCAGAAGATCCCAACAGCCTTCCACCTCGAGAGCGAAAAGCAGGCTGCAAGAACTTCTACTGGAAAGGATTCACTTCCTGCTGA